One stretch of Glycine soja cultivar W05 chromosome 7, ASM419377v2, whole genome shotgun sequence DNA includes these proteins:
- the LOC114418111 gene encoding O-fucosyltransferase 13-like isoform X1, translated as MVVFSVKPFFRILVVSLSLLFLLALQLPSSLFSQVHIYGEPSLGEVDIWSVRRLMEWRPCNWWLQGRQTGAALPLETYGYIRVDCYGGLNQMRRDFCDGVGIARLLNATLVLPKFEVASYWNETSGFADVYDVDYFIQHMNGFVKVVKELPPEIASKEPVRVDCSKRKGQFDYVESVLPSLLKHKYISITPAMSQRRDRYPLYAKAALCQACYKALRLTRSLEMKASQLLDAIPKPFLSLHLRFEPDMVAYSQCEYPDLSPASMKAIEAAQVDRKPWTGELARVWRLRGKCPLTPNETALILQSLSIPPTTNIYLAAGDGLMEIEGLTDTYTNIVTKSSILSREDFTSMHGNTKAALDYYVSINSDSYIATYFGNMDKMVAAMRAFNGLYKTLFLSRRGFAQLTSQGLRGKKLMQALWKLHRDDFANGRGSALSECFCEFKL; from the exons ATGGTCGTTTTCTCTGTGAAACCTTTCTTCAGAATTCTCGTTGTCTCCCTCTCACTCCTCTTCCTTCTCGCACTGCAATTGCCTTCTTCCCTTTTCTCTCAAGTTCACATTTATGGGGAACCCTCCTT AGGGGAGGTGGATATATGGAGTGTTCGGAGACTCATGGAATGGAGACCTTGCAATTGGTGGCTACAAGGCCGTCAAACAG GTGCAGCTCTACCATTAGAAACTTATGGATATATCAGAGTGGATTGCTATGGGGGGCTCAATCAGATGCGAAGAGAT TTCTGTGATGGTGTGGGCATTGCTCGTCTGTTAAATGCAACCCTTGTCTTGCCGAAGTTTGAAGTGGCTTCATATTGGAATGAAACAAG TGGTTTTGCAGATGTATATGATGTAGATTACTTTATACAGCATATGAATGGCTTTGTCAAAGTTGTCAAAGAGTTACCACCAGAGATTGCTTCAAAAGAACCAGTTCGAGTGGACTGTAGCAAACGGAAAGGCCAATTTGATTATGTTGAAAGCGTTCTTCCATCTTTGTTGAAACACAAGTACATTTCAATCACACCAGCAATGTCTCAAAGAAGGGACAG ATACCCTTTGTATGCAAAAGCTGCTCTCTGTCAAGCTTGTTACAAGGCATTGCGTCTCACCAGATCCTTGGAAATGAAAGCCTCTCAGCTTCTAGATGCAATACCTAAACCCTTTTTGTCTCTTCATCTTCGTTTTGAGCCAGACATGGTTGCTTACAGCCAGTGCGAGTATCCAGACCTTTCTCCTGCTTCCATGAAAGCCATAGAAGCAGCACAAGTGGACAGAAAACCATGGACTGGAGAGTTAGCCCGTGTTTGGAGACTACGTGGGAAATGTCCACTTACGCCTAATGAGACAGCTTTAATACTTCAATCTCTTTCCATCCCACCAACCACAAATATATACCTGGCAGCTGGAGATGGTTTGATGGAAATTGAAGGTTTGACAGATACCTACACCAACATAGTTACCAAATCAAGTATTCTCAGTAGAGAAGACTTCACAAGCATGCATGGCAATACAAAAGCTGCTTTGGATTATTATGTATCTATTAACAGTGATTCATATATAGCCACATATTTTGGGAACATGGATAAGATGGTTGCAGCAATGAGAGCTTTCAATGGTTTATACAAGACTCTATTTTTGAGCAGAAGAGGTTTTGCACAATTAACCTCACAGGGTCTTAGAGGAAAGAAGTTGATGCAAGCACTATGGAAGCTTCACAGAGATGATTTTGCCAATGGAAGAGGCTCTGCTCTGTCCGAGTGTTTTTGCGAATTCAAGTTGTGA
- the LOC114418111 gene encoding O-fucosyltransferase 13-like isoform X3 has protein sequence MEWRPCNWWLQGRQTGAALPLETYGYIRVDCYGGLNQMRRDFCDGVGIARLLNATLVLPKFEVASYWNETSGFADVYDVDYFIQHMNGFVKVVKELPPEIASKEPVRVDCSKRKGQFDYVESVLPSLLKHKYISITPAMSQRRDRYPLYAKAALCQACYKALRLTRSLEMKASQLLDAIPKPFLSLHLRFEPDMVAYSQCEYPDLSPASMKAIEAAQVDRKPWTGELARVWRLRGKCPLTPNETALILQSLSIPPTTNIYLAAGDGLMEIEGLTDTYTNIVTKSSILSREDFTSMHGNTKAALDYYVSINSDSYIATYFGNMDKMVAAMRAFNGLYKTLFLSRRGFAQLTSQGLRGKKLMQALWKLHRDDFANGRGSALSECFCEFKL, from the exons ATGGAATGGAGACCTTGCAATTGGTGGCTACAAGGCCGTCAAACAG GTGCAGCTCTACCATTAGAAACTTATGGATATATCAGAGTGGATTGCTATGGGGGGCTCAATCAGATGCGAAGAGAT TTCTGTGATGGTGTGGGCATTGCTCGTCTGTTAAATGCAACCCTTGTCTTGCCGAAGTTTGAAGTGGCTTCATATTGGAATGAAACAAG TGGTTTTGCAGATGTATATGATGTAGATTACTTTATACAGCATATGAATGGCTTTGTCAAAGTTGTCAAAGAGTTACCACCAGAGATTGCTTCAAAAGAACCAGTTCGAGTGGACTGTAGCAAACGGAAAGGCCAATTTGATTATGTTGAAAGCGTTCTTCCATCTTTGTTGAAACACAAGTACATTTCAATCACACCAGCAATGTCTCAAAGAAGGGACAG ATACCCTTTGTATGCAAAAGCTGCTCTCTGTCAAGCTTGTTACAAGGCATTGCGTCTCACCAGATCCTTGGAAATGAAAGCCTCTCAGCTTCTAGATGCAATACCTAAACCCTTTTTGTCTCTTCATCTTCGTTTTGAGCCAGACATGGTTGCTTACAGCCAGTGCGAGTATCCAGACCTTTCTCCTGCTTCCATGAAAGCCATAGAAGCAGCACAAGTGGACAGAAAACCATGGACTGGAGAGTTAGCCCGTGTTTGGAGACTACGTGGGAAATGTCCACTTACGCCTAATGAGACAGCTTTAATACTTCAATCTCTTTCCATCCCACCAACCACAAATATATACCTGGCAGCTGGAGATGGTTTGATGGAAATTGAAGGTTTGACAGATACCTACACCAACATAGTTACCAAATCAAGTATTCTCAGTAGAGAAGACTTCACAAGCATGCATGGCAATACAAAAGCTGCTTTGGATTATTATGTATCTATTAACAGTGATTCATATATAGCCACATATTTTGGGAACATGGATAAGATGGTTGCAGCAATGAGAGCTTTCAATGGTTTATACAAGACTCTATTTTTGAGCAGAAGAGGTTTTGCACAATTAACCTCACAGGGTCTTAGAGGAAAGAAGTTGATGCAAGCACTATGGAAGCTTCACAGAGATGATTTTGCCAATGGAAGAGGCTCTGCTCTGTCCGAGTGTTTTTGCGAATTCAAGTTGTGA
- the LOC114418112 gene encoding uncharacterized protein At2g34160-like produces the protein MLLFSHSHTAMEAITEGVNNINISDSYKKNRIQVSNTKKPLFFYVNLAKRYMQQHNEVELSALGMAIATVVTVAEILKNNELAVEKKITTSTVDIKDDSRGRPVQKAKIEILLGKTEKFDELMAAAAAAAAEDGENGDVEEHAA, from the exons ATGCTCTTGTTTTCTCACAGTCACACAGCAATGGAAGCAATCACAGAGGGAGTGAACAACATCAACATCTCCGATTCTTACAAGAAGAATCGCATTCAGGTCTCCAACACCAAAAAGCCCCTCTTCTTCTACGTCAATCTCGCCAAG AGGTATATGCAACAGCATAATGAAGTTGAGCTCTCAGCACTAGGAATGG CTATTGCTACGGTGGTTACTGTTGCTGAAATCTTGAAAAACAATGAGCTTGCTGTTGAAAAGA AAATCACAACATCAACAGTTGACATCAAAGATGATTCTAGAGGCAGACCTGTCCAAAAGGCCAAG ATTGAAATATTACTGGGGAAGACTGAAAAATTTGATGAGTTGAtggctgctgctgctgctgctgctgcagaAGATGGTGAAAACGGAGATGTTGAAGAGCACGCCGCATAA
- the LOC114418111 gene encoding O-fucosyltransferase 13-like isoform X2: protein MVVFSVKPFFRILVVSLSLLFLLALQLPSSLFSQVHIYGEPSLGEVDIWSVRRLMEWRPCNWWLQGRQTALPLETYGYIRVDCYGGLNQMRRDFCDGVGIARLLNATLVLPKFEVASYWNETSGFADVYDVDYFIQHMNGFVKVVKELPPEIASKEPVRVDCSKRKGQFDYVESVLPSLLKHKYISITPAMSQRRDRYPLYAKAALCQACYKALRLTRSLEMKASQLLDAIPKPFLSLHLRFEPDMVAYSQCEYPDLSPASMKAIEAAQVDRKPWTGELARVWRLRGKCPLTPNETALILQSLSIPPTTNIYLAAGDGLMEIEGLTDTYTNIVTKSSILSREDFTSMHGNTKAALDYYVSINSDSYIATYFGNMDKMVAAMRAFNGLYKTLFLSRRGFAQLTSQGLRGKKLMQALWKLHRDDFANGRGSALSECFCEFKL from the exons ATGGTCGTTTTCTCTGTGAAACCTTTCTTCAGAATTCTCGTTGTCTCCCTCTCACTCCTCTTCCTTCTCGCACTGCAATTGCCTTCTTCCCTTTTCTCTCAAGTTCACATTTATGGGGAACCCTCCTT AGGGGAGGTGGATATATGGAGTGTTCGGAGACTCATGGAATGGAGACCTTGCAATTGGTGGCTACAAGGCCGTCAAACAG CTCTACCATTAGAAACTTATGGATATATCAGAGTGGATTGCTATGGGGGGCTCAATCAGATGCGAAGAGAT TTCTGTGATGGTGTGGGCATTGCTCGTCTGTTAAATGCAACCCTTGTCTTGCCGAAGTTTGAAGTGGCTTCATATTGGAATGAAACAAG TGGTTTTGCAGATGTATATGATGTAGATTACTTTATACAGCATATGAATGGCTTTGTCAAAGTTGTCAAAGAGTTACCACCAGAGATTGCTTCAAAAGAACCAGTTCGAGTGGACTGTAGCAAACGGAAAGGCCAATTTGATTATGTTGAAAGCGTTCTTCCATCTTTGTTGAAACACAAGTACATTTCAATCACACCAGCAATGTCTCAAAGAAGGGACAG ATACCCTTTGTATGCAAAAGCTGCTCTCTGTCAAGCTTGTTACAAGGCATTGCGTCTCACCAGATCCTTGGAAATGAAAGCCTCTCAGCTTCTAGATGCAATACCTAAACCCTTTTTGTCTCTTCATCTTCGTTTTGAGCCAGACATGGTTGCTTACAGCCAGTGCGAGTATCCAGACCTTTCTCCTGCTTCCATGAAAGCCATAGAAGCAGCACAAGTGGACAGAAAACCATGGACTGGAGAGTTAGCCCGTGTTTGGAGACTACGTGGGAAATGTCCACTTACGCCTAATGAGACAGCTTTAATACTTCAATCTCTTTCCATCCCACCAACCACAAATATATACCTGGCAGCTGGAGATGGTTTGATGGAAATTGAAGGTTTGACAGATACCTACACCAACATAGTTACCAAATCAAGTATTCTCAGTAGAGAAGACTTCACAAGCATGCATGGCAATACAAAAGCTGCTTTGGATTATTATGTATCTATTAACAGTGATTCATATATAGCCACATATTTTGGGAACATGGATAAGATGGTTGCAGCAATGAGAGCTTTCAATGGTTTATACAAGACTCTATTTTTGAGCAGAAGAGGTTTTGCACAATTAACCTCACAGGGTCTTAGAGGAAAGAAGTTGATGCAAGCACTATGGAAGCTTCACAGAGATGATTTTGCCAATGGAAGAGGCTCTGCTCTGTCCGAGTGTTTTTGCGAATTCAAGTTGTGA
- the LOC114418111 gene encoding O-fucosyltransferase 13-like isoform X5, producing MRRDFCDGVGIARLLNATLVLPKFEVASYWNETSGFADVYDVDYFIQHMNGFVKVVKELPPEIASKEPVRVDCSKRKGQFDYVESVLPSLLKHKYISITPAMSQRRDRYPLYAKAALCQACYKALRLTRSLEMKASQLLDAIPKPFLSLHLRFEPDMVAYSQCEYPDLSPASMKAIEAAQVDRKPWTGELARVWRLRGKCPLTPNETALILQSLSIPPTTNIYLAAGDGLMEIEGLTDTYTNIVTKSSILSREDFTSMHGNTKAALDYYVSINSDSYIATYFGNMDKMVAAMRAFNGLYKTLFLSRRGFAQLTSQGLRGKKLMQALWKLHRDDFANGRGSALSECFCEFKL from the exons ATGCGAAGAGAT TTCTGTGATGGTGTGGGCATTGCTCGTCTGTTAAATGCAACCCTTGTCTTGCCGAAGTTTGAAGTGGCTTCATATTGGAATGAAACAAG TGGTTTTGCAGATGTATATGATGTAGATTACTTTATACAGCATATGAATGGCTTTGTCAAAGTTGTCAAAGAGTTACCACCAGAGATTGCTTCAAAAGAACCAGTTCGAGTGGACTGTAGCAAACGGAAAGGCCAATTTGATTATGTTGAAAGCGTTCTTCCATCTTTGTTGAAACACAAGTACATTTCAATCACACCAGCAATGTCTCAAAGAAGGGACAG ATACCCTTTGTATGCAAAAGCTGCTCTCTGTCAAGCTTGTTACAAGGCATTGCGTCTCACCAGATCCTTGGAAATGAAAGCCTCTCAGCTTCTAGATGCAATACCTAAACCCTTTTTGTCTCTTCATCTTCGTTTTGAGCCAGACATGGTTGCTTACAGCCAGTGCGAGTATCCAGACCTTTCTCCTGCTTCCATGAAAGCCATAGAAGCAGCACAAGTGGACAGAAAACCATGGACTGGAGAGTTAGCCCGTGTTTGGAGACTACGTGGGAAATGTCCACTTACGCCTAATGAGACAGCTTTAATACTTCAATCTCTTTCCATCCCACCAACCACAAATATATACCTGGCAGCTGGAGATGGTTTGATGGAAATTGAAGGTTTGACAGATACCTACACCAACATAGTTACCAAATCAAGTATTCTCAGTAGAGAAGACTTCACAAGCATGCATGGCAATACAAAAGCTGCTTTGGATTATTATGTATCTATTAACAGTGATTCATATATAGCCACATATTTTGGGAACATGGATAAGATGGTTGCAGCAATGAGAGCTTTCAATGGTTTATACAAGACTCTATTTTTGAGCAGAAGAGGTTTTGCACAATTAACCTCACAGGGTCTTAGAGGAAAGAAGTTGATGCAAGCACTATGGAAGCTTCACAGAGATGATTTTGCCAATGGAAGAGGCTCTGCTCTGTCCGAGTGTTTTTGCGAATTCAAGTTGTGA
- the LOC114418111 gene encoding O-fucosyltransferase 13-like isoform X4, with translation MEWRPCNWWLQGRQTALPLETYGYIRVDCYGGLNQMRRDFCDGVGIARLLNATLVLPKFEVASYWNETSGFADVYDVDYFIQHMNGFVKVVKELPPEIASKEPVRVDCSKRKGQFDYVESVLPSLLKHKYISITPAMSQRRDRYPLYAKAALCQACYKALRLTRSLEMKASQLLDAIPKPFLSLHLRFEPDMVAYSQCEYPDLSPASMKAIEAAQVDRKPWTGELARVWRLRGKCPLTPNETALILQSLSIPPTTNIYLAAGDGLMEIEGLTDTYTNIVTKSSILSREDFTSMHGNTKAALDYYVSINSDSYIATYFGNMDKMVAAMRAFNGLYKTLFLSRRGFAQLTSQGLRGKKLMQALWKLHRDDFANGRGSALSECFCEFKL, from the exons ATGGAATGGAGACCTTGCAATTGGTGGCTACAAGGCCGTCAAACAG CTCTACCATTAGAAACTTATGGATATATCAGAGTGGATTGCTATGGGGGGCTCAATCAGATGCGAAGAGAT TTCTGTGATGGTGTGGGCATTGCTCGTCTGTTAAATGCAACCCTTGTCTTGCCGAAGTTTGAAGTGGCTTCATATTGGAATGAAACAAG TGGTTTTGCAGATGTATATGATGTAGATTACTTTATACAGCATATGAATGGCTTTGTCAAAGTTGTCAAAGAGTTACCACCAGAGATTGCTTCAAAAGAACCAGTTCGAGTGGACTGTAGCAAACGGAAAGGCCAATTTGATTATGTTGAAAGCGTTCTTCCATCTTTGTTGAAACACAAGTACATTTCAATCACACCAGCAATGTCTCAAAGAAGGGACAG ATACCCTTTGTATGCAAAAGCTGCTCTCTGTCAAGCTTGTTACAAGGCATTGCGTCTCACCAGATCCTTGGAAATGAAAGCCTCTCAGCTTCTAGATGCAATACCTAAACCCTTTTTGTCTCTTCATCTTCGTTTTGAGCCAGACATGGTTGCTTACAGCCAGTGCGAGTATCCAGACCTTTCTCCTGCTTCCATGAAAGCCATAGAAGCAGCACAAGTGGACAGAAAACCATGGACTGGAGAGTTAGCCCGTGTTTGGAGACTACGTGGGAAATGTCCACTTACGCCTAATGAGACAGCTTTAATACTTCAATCTCTTTCCATCCCACCAACCACAAATATATACCTGGCAGCTGGAGATGGTTTGATGGAAATTGAAGGTTTGACAGATACCTACACCAACATAGTTACCAAATCAAGTATTCTCAGTAGAGAAGACTTCACAAGCATGCATGGCAATACAAAAGCTGCTTTGGATTATTATGTATCTATTAACAGTGATTCATATATAGCCACATATTTTGGGAACATGGATAAGATGGTTGCAGCAATGAGAGCTTTCAATGGTTTATACAAGACTCTATTTTTGAGCAGAAGAGGTTTTGCACAATTAACCTCACAGGGTCTTAGAGGAAAGAAGTTGATGCAAGCACTATGGAAGCTTCACAGAGATGATTTTGCCAATGGAAGAGGCTCTGCTCTGTCCGAGTGTTTTTGCGAATTCAAGTTGTGA